The Metarhizium brunneum chromosome 3, complete sequence DNA window GGCGGGCACGATTGCACAGGAAGGACGAGCTCTTGTCAATCGCAACATCTCGCTGGATCGGTTCAACGAGGCATACCTGTTTGGACCGTTCTTCAGCAACGAGCAACGCGATGAAATCTACGCGCACTACAGAAAACTGCCCGGTTTGAAGACAGACTTTGACCTGGCTGCGGCTATATACACCGACTTTCTTTGGCAATGCGTAGGTATTTCCGCAGATACTAGACGGGCCAGACGGCAAGCTGACAGAAACGTGTGTAGCCGATGCAAAAGCTGACGCAGGTCTCTGCGTCGATTCACAACCCCACGTGGCGATATTATTTCAACATGTCTATAGTCGACAGGCTTCCCAGCGAGTACGGCTACCTGGGCAAGTTCCACGGCAGCGACCTGCTGCTTCTCGTAATCTCGCCGACGTACGACGACTCGACGGCGGCTGGGGCCTTGTTGACTCCTCTGCTGTACACGTTTGTCAACTACTTTCGCGGTGCGATTGGGAGGTTTGTGCGAAACCCGGGCGGCGGTCCCGGCTGGCCGATGGTGGGATCGTCGTTCAGGCCTTGGGACGTGGTGACGCTGGGTGATGTTGGTTCTGCGCACGCGGCGGGTGCGACGCCTGTGAATCAGACAGTACTTGACGAGAACTGTGTCTTGTTTGAGGATGCGCTTGATATGTATGAGAAATATATGGGCTCTGCGTAGTTTGTTTGCTGCTTCTGTAATATGTAGGACGAAGGCTGTATAATGAGACTCGGTACATTAAAGTATATCTGCGATGAATGCTTAAGAATGTAGGAACCTTTATGAGCGAAGATCATGTTCTtgtttttaatttaattggtttattattattttcaCCAAGCCAGATATGGTTCTGACATGGTTGCAGGAGGCTTGGGGTTCTCTAACCAACTACTAGCACCGGACACTATTACATGGCCAATCTCACCAACTCGGTCTATGTATTATGATATTCCATGGAAGTGGACTCTTGTAAATTCGAAAATCTAGCACTATAACACTACAACAAGCAAATGAGGGAAACTCCCATGATTCCATGGTAAACAAAAATCGCCAATACACCGAATACATGTATAGGGTAGCATCGTGAGGCTTGCCAGCTGCACCACTAAAAGGGGCACTTGGTCTTACTGCGATTTATCCCCACCACAGGTAGGACGACTTGCACGCTACCCCTCGTCACCCGCACAACAACACCTGCGAGGCACATCGGCAATCGCGCACGTTTTCCATGGCGCTCTGGcactttctttttctcgcAGCTCGCTAGCCGCAGCGACGTGGTCCAGACATGATTAAGGTGACTCGAGGTCGCTTGGCGCCTTGGACGACGGCAGGGGTGCGGCGCATCAAACGGGCCCGCTGGCTGCAGGGCCAGAAAAACGCGGGGGATCGAGTGGCCAGCCTCGAATCAAGTGATTCATCCACCACGACGCATGATACAGCCCGGCCTGCTTCCCGCCCAATGGCAGCTGATTGAACTTTCTATTTCGTCTTTTGTTTTATTCGATCCCAAGTCAACGGATGCGCGGAAAAGGGGTCCAATGTCGATCCCGACGGGACGACTTGACAGGCCTGGGGAAAATGGCTTTCGAAGCTTTTTGCTCAAAAAAGCAAATAGGCCCCGACGACCCGACTTTGGGGAGATTACAGCCAGACAAGAGGCGGGAGGCGCATCTGTAGTGATTTGAACCGAAGCATCACGTCCATCATCATGCCATGGCGCCACATTGGGAATTGCCGTGCTGCAAGGCCCCCCGTCCCCCAGgccaagagtccaagacCTGCATTTGCCCATCAAAGCGCTTAGGTAGGGAGGCGACCATGTTATCAAGGTCTAATGCTCATCTATCAAAAGTCTTGTTCAGACATCACCGATAGGACACTTTCCCCTTTGCACTGCATATAAGCCATTGTCTAGTCAAGACAGACCCGGCCCTCCTTGTTTCACCGACCGGGCCAAgagatgaaggagatggaAATCCGTTCCCGAATCAGTCCGCGGTGCTCTGTGCCGACATGGTTGATGTCAGAGCTTGCCGCCCTGCCTTGTATCTACCCGTCACCGACTAAATGGGACGAGCCACTTACTTTTGTTTCCCGACTCGGACGACATCCCTCCCCGTGCGCCACCCGCATCGCCGAGGAAAGCGAATCCTACGGCTCGCTGCCCTTTTCGGAACATCATGCATGTTGTTTTAGGCAGATTAGCTTTGATTGTGATTTTCCAAGCTAGTGCCGCCCGCCACCGAAACAGCCTTCACTTGACTACGGGGAGACGAGCTCggggaaaaaggaaaatagCGGGAAGCTAATCCATTCTGTTAGCAAGTAAACAAGCCAAGTATAAGCTTGTTCCAAGACAGGCGGCATTGTGCTCGAGtgaaacaaaacaagacggcagGGACTTGTCGATCAGACCTCAGCAGAAGCCATCACATCTCGACCGTGGTCACCAGCAAGGCGGTTACTGTCAACCTTGCGTACAgagttacggagtacaagcaCGGGATAtctgtggccatggcgtggGACATTAGACATTCGACTCCAGTTTTCTACGTGCATGTTTCTGTCTCCCTGCCTTGAACGGAACAGAATGGATGAGGAGCATCACGGGCATTGTTTTTTTGTCGAGGCCCGAATTGTTGTCTAACACCCACCTCGTATCATGGCGATGAGCAGCACCGAGAAAGGGACCAGGTGAGATGGTGGAGATTGCGACAGACGAGAGAAGCAGAGGATGTGAGCTGATGAGGGCCGTGGAAGATGGTCGATTTGGATATAAATATCGGCCTGGGGACCTGTTGAACTCGAACCCTttctcatcatcagcatcatcttcttccacaTTCACTTACACTCCAATCCAACACTTCTACAACAACAACTTTTCCCTCAaaaccaaccaaccacccCCATCCTTCAAAATGTTCAAGGCTCTCATCGTCGctcttgccgccgtcgcggccgccATCCCAACTCAGCAGCCTAGCAGCAATAAGATTGAGTGCAACAACACCGTGTTTTGCTGCGACAAACAGACGGTCGGGCAAGCTGGCATCCCCATTGACGCTCTCAATCCTACGTGCACCAACTTGAACGTTCTTGCAGTTGACGCTCTCAATCCCCCTTGCCCCGGGCAAACCGTCTGCTGCAACAATGTCCAGCAAAATGTCAGTATACAAGACCAACTTTCTCGCAAATCTATTACAAATCTAACTAAATGGTATCTACAGGGTGTTGTCAACGTTGCCTGCACCCCCATCAGTGCGTAAATTCATTGTACAATGCTCTACTCACACTCGAGCCTTGTCGAGAAAAGTGACGATAATATCTACACCGTTGGAAGTAATGGCTTTTTAGCTTCTGGGGGAGAAGAGTACAAAGGAGGTGTCGGATAAGAGATAATTTTTCGCTTCTAAAGCCCAAGGTGGAATAGCCTATGGTTCATGTTAAATAGTTCACTTATGCATACAAATTTACTCTGTCTCTTAAGTTTATGAGTCTTGCAGTGCGTCGTGTTGGAACTTGAGTTTGTAGTGTCTGACGGATAGATAGGAAAAAACATCCAAGGGGAATGAGCACTTGCAGAGTTGGTCGGCCCTTAACAGACCAAGCAAGGATTGGACGTTGGGATAATTTTCTCCCAACAGCTTTCAATTTCCAAACTTTCCCGACGCAGTATAGGCTCACGATACCACACAAGTGTGGATATTAGTCAGTCGGTATTTGACCTTCTCAACCCCTTCATCCACCTCTTGTCCGTCTTGTCCCCTCATCACAGCTAGCCAAGGGTGCTGGCGTGTAAGCCGGCACTCACCCCTCCCACATTTTCAACAGGGTGACTATCATGTCTGTACgacggtactccgtagttggtGCTTGGACAGGGATTCCCCAGAGTGGAGATGGCCATTGACGCCGGTGGTGCATATTCTGTTACACAGCAGACGCATCGTGAGTCTGCGCGTACGATGTCATTTATTCCAACGAGGTTGAAGCAGCCGCATCGTCATGTCAATTTTGTCTAGCACTTATAGACGGGTTGAGATTTTAGGCATTCTGACATTATTTGCTGTTCTGGCGTGGTTATTCCATCGAGGGCTTTCGTATGACGTCATTGAATCAGACTTGGTCACATCACGAATGTACAATCAATTTGGCCATCAAGTCACGggcaaaagacaaaaaaataaaataaaacaaaacaaaaagaatCAAAACCTCAGGTGACCCCTCCTTGTGCAAACTCCGCATCCGGTCCGGAGCTACGGACGAAACTGGTGCAAATGGCCCGCTGCCCGCGTGCGCATAAACTCCCTTAAGTCCGGGTGAGGCCATATCGCGTGCCGCTCGTACGCGCAGAATCAACCGGGTTAATCGCATGTAAGCCCGTCCCTCAAAACAAAAGCCTTCAGCACGAAACATCAGTTTCCCATCAAGACATGCCACGCGTTCTCAAAGCAAGACGCCGCCCTGCAAGCCCTCGGCTTTAAGCACCGCCCGTCCACTCATGACATCAGTGCCGAAGTTAATGCCGCCATGCTCCCCCCCCTCACTGCTCCGTCCCGACGATGATGTCGAACCCAAATGCcaggagggaaaaaaaaaagtatatataagCAGGCGATGGCTTCGCTTGCCGAAACAGCCTCCAGAGCTTCATAGCCACCAGCACACCTTGAACCCGCGCACTCTTACACAAACATGACCGACTCCGTCCCCACGCGCCAGCTTGGCCGAAACGGCCCCCGGGTCACGGGCATCGGCCTGGGCCTGATGAGCTTCGCCGGGTGGTACGGGCAAAAGGACACGAGCGTCGAGTCGTCGCTCGCGCTGCTCGACCGGGCGCACGAGATCGGCGAGCGGTTCTGGGACACGGCCGACGTGTACACGGGCAGCGAGCAGCGCGTGGGCGAGTGGTTCCGGCGCAGCGGCAAGCGCGACGACATCTTCCTGGCGACCAAGTTCGCCGTCCGCGCGGGCGCCGACGGCTCGCGCACCGTCGACAACGACCCGGCCTGGATCCGGGAGGCCTGCGCCGCGAGCCTGGCGCGCCTCGGCACCGACGTCATCGACCTGTACTACGTCCACCGGATCGACGACAAGACGCCGATAGAGCGCACGATCCAGACCATGGCCGAGCTCAAGAGGCACGTCCCCTGCTCTACTCTATCAAGAAACATAAAAAGGGATGCTAACAACCACCAGGGAGGGCAAGATTCGCCACCTCGGGCTGTCCGAGTGCTCGGCGGCCACGATCCGGCGCGCCCACGCGGTGCACCCCATCGCC harbors:
- the SSGA gene encoding Hydrophobin-like protein ssgA; its protein translation is MFKALIVALAAVAAAIPTQQPSSNKIECNNTVFCCDKQTVGQAGIPIDALNPTCTNLNVLAVDALNPPCPGQTVCCNNVQQNGVVNVACTPISA
- the yakc_1 gene encoding Aldo-keto reductase yakc is translated as MTDSVPTRQLGRNGPRVTGIGLGLMSFAGWYGQKDTSVESSLALLDRAHEIGERFWDTADVYTGSEQRVGEWFRRSGKRDDIFLATKFAVRAGADGSRTVDNDPAWIREACAASLARLGTDVIDLYYVHRIDDKTPIERTIQTMAELKREGKIRHLGLSECSAATIRRAHAVHPIAAYQVEYSPLFLDIESDRTGILQTCRELGIAVVAYSPVGRGLLTGAVTSLDDLPPDDWRRGVPKLGGDNFPRIMALVDRIREVARRHGATPAQVCLAWVAAQGDDVIPIPGTTTLKYLEDNTGALKIKLTADEVAELRRYAEETELPGDRYPSSMASLVFRDSVPLE